One genomic region from Gemmatimonadota bacterium encodes:
- a CDS encoding roadblock/LC7 domain-containing protein yields the protein MAGGSAKSGGSGTWSFTEDDSVAITHSLQRFLADTNSRSALLVDRSGQLVATVGEQPTFDPTTFATLTAADFSANDQLAKLVGESDFSTLFHQGEKESIYLADVARRLILVVLFDNRTTLGLVRLRMKQAVQELTVVIDAIFSRSREEKPSRPNLLHGADAEIDELFNW from the coding sequence ATGGCAGGTGGCAGCGCAAAGTCAGGCGGGTCGGGCACATGGTCGTTCACGGAAGATGACTCCGTCGCCATTACCCATTCGCTTCAGAGGTTCCTGGCCGATACCAACTCCCGTTCCGCGCTCCTGGTCGACCGGTCGGGCCAGCTCGTGGCGACCGTTGGCGAGCAGCCGACCTTCGATCCGACGACTTTCGCGACCCTCACAGCGGCCGATTTCAGTGCCAACGATCAGCTAGCGAAACTTGTTGGAGAGAGCGACTTCAGCACCTTGTTTCATCAGGGCGAAAAGGAATCCATCTACCTCGCGGATGTTGCACGCCGGCTCATCCTCGTGGTCCTTTTCGACAACCGTACAACCCTGGGGCTCGTACGACTACGAATGAAACAGGCCGTTCAGGAATTGACCGTGGTGATTGACGCGATCTTCTCGCGTTCGCGCGAAGAGAAGCCGTCTCGGCCGAATCTGCTACATGGGGCAGATGCGGAAATCGACGAGCTCTTCAACTGGTAG
- the dnaX gene encoding DNA polymerase III subunit gamma/tau has translation MALALARKYRPRSFAEVAVQGHVSNTLRGAIARDRVAHGYLFCGPRGTGKTTLARVLAMALNCENKQPDGEPCGVCTSCQRIWSGSSSLDVVEIDAASNRGVDDARDLRERAMYAPSGDDRYKVYIVDEAHMLTREAWNALLKVLEEPPARVVFVFATTEPQKIAQTAAPVLSRLQRFDLKRIGRSDIVARLEYILDEEKIPREPEALMMISRAADGSMRDALSLTDQVTSLGEGSITAEAVRAALGLVPEDEYLDIIDIIVQRRAADVFTAVRRLADEGVDFGIFLAGFSDVLRAQLAVLLGGSVPDVSAAATERLRANSERLASGDVLRMLNVLSDLEPRFRKSGQQQLLIELLLVRFALLDHTLSLEEVLRGIGSAGGTAPGAAQSDWRAKIAAPEPAPPVRAASAALAPAVAPAVAPAPAPAPVRRAAAGASPLSAMRSAMEASSQGDPPQRLSDDQLRSERAQMLRAKDPVLGAAIDALDLELLD, from the coding sequence ATGGCCCTCGCGCTAGCAAGGAAATACCGCCCGCGCTCGTTCGCCGAGGTGGCCGTTCAGGGCCACGTGTCGAACACGCTGAGAGGCGCGATCGCGCGTGATCGCGTGGCGCATGGATACCTCTTCTGCGGCCCCCGCGGAACGGGCAAGACCACTCTCGCTCGCGTGCTCGCAATGGCGCTCAACTGCGAGAACAAGCAACCCGACGGCGAACCGTGCGGCGTGTGCACCAGCTGCCAGCGCATCTGGAGCGGCTCGTCCAGTCTCGACGTCGTCGAGATAGACGCAGCATCAAACCGCGGCGTCGACGACGCGCGTGATCTGCGCGAGCGCGCGATGTACGCACCGTCCGGCGACGATCGCTACAAGGTCTACATAGTCGACGAAGCGCACATGCTCACGCGCGAAGCGTGGAACGCGCTGCTCAAGGTTCTCGAAGAACCGCCCGCGCGTGTCGTCTTCGTCTTCGCGACTACCGAGCCGCAGAAGATCGCGCAGACAGCCGCACCCGTGCTCAGCCGCTTGCAGCGCTTCGATCTCAAGCGCATCGGACGAAGCGATATCGTCGCCCGCCTCGAGTACATCCTGGACGAAGAGAAGATTCCGCGCGAGCCTGAAGCGCTGATGATGATCTCGCGCGCCGCTGACGGTTCCATGCGCGACGCGCTATCGCTCACCGATCAGGTGACGTCACTCGGCGAAGGAAGCATCACCGCTGAAGCCGTGCGCGCGGCACTCGGCCTCGTTCCGGAAGACGAATACCTCGACATTATCGACATAATCGTTCAGCGCCGCGCCGCAGACGTGTTCACCGCGGTGCGACGTCTCGCCGACGAGGGTGTCGACTTCGGGATCTTCCTCGCAGGATTCTCCGACGTCCTGCGCGCGCAGCTCGCAGTTCTGCTCGGCGGAAGTGTTCCCGACGTCTCCGCAGCAGCGACGGAGCGTCTGCGCGCCAATTCAGAGCGGCTGGCATCGGGTGATGTACTTCGCATGCTCAACGTGCTGAGCGATCTCGAGCCGCGCTTCCGGAAGAGCGGGCAGCAGCAATTGTTGATCGAGTTGCTGCTCGTCCGGTTCGCCTTGCTGGATCACACATTGTCGCTCGAAGAAGTACTGCGCGGTATCGGTTCGGCCGGCGGGACTGCACCCGGGGCTGCTCAATCGGATTGGCGCGCGAAGATCGCAGCACCGGAGCCGGCGCCGCCCGTCCGTGCGGCATCGGCAGCGCTTGCGCCCGCTGTGGCGCCCGCTGTTGCACCTGCTCCGGCGCCGGCCCCCGTGCGCCGAGCGGCGGCCGGGGCCAGTCCGCTCTCTGCGATGCGCTCGGCCATGGAGGCGTCGTCGCAGGGCGATCCGCCTCAGCGGCTGAGCGATGACCAGCTGCGGTCGGAGCGTGCTCAGATGCTGCGAGCGAAAGATCCTGTACTCGGCGCGGCAATCGACGCGCTCGACCTCGAATTGCTCGACTGA
- the recR gene encoding recombination mediator RecR, translated as MSAIEDLATELSKLPGIGRKTAMRLTYHLLKQPAGQTRRLAEALLTISERVHPCARCHNLTENELCSICADARRDPALVCAVEEASDIGAIERAGEFRGTYHVLGGRLSPLDGIGPDDLAVGDLEARVAAGGVRELIIATNPSIEGEATALYLQRRLAGYPLTVSRIARGLPVGGDLEYADGVTIAQALSARRVMQ; from the coding sequence GTGTCAGCGATAGAAGATCTCGCCACCGAGCTCTCGAAGTTGCCCGGAATTGGCCGGAAGACGGCGATGCGGCTCACGTATCACCTGCTCAAGCAGCCCGCTGGGCAGACCCGCAGACTCGCCGAAGCGCTGCTGACGATCTCCGAGCGCGTACATCCGTGCGCCCGCTGCCATAACCTCACCGAGAACGAACTGTGTTCGATATGTGCCGATGCGCGTCGAGATCCGGCGCTCGTCTGCGCGGTGGAAGAGGCGTCGGATATCGGTGCGATAGAGCGGGCTGGTGAGTTTCGTGGCACGTACCATGTTCTGGGCGGCCGCCTGTCCCCGCTTGACGGGATCGGCCCCGACGACCTGGCCGTCGGCGACCTGGAGGCCCGCGTGGCCGCCGGCGGAGTGCGGGAGCTGATAATTGCGACCAACCCCAGCATCGAGGGAGAGGCGACGGCGTTATATCTTCAGCGACGGCTGGCTGGCTATCCGTTGACCGTTTCACGGATCGCCCGCGGCCTCCCGGTTGGCGGCGATCTGGAGTACGCTGACGGGGTGACGATAGCCCAGGCTCTGTCGGCCCGGAGAGTCATGCAATGA
- a CDS encoding ADP-ribosylation factor-like protein: MSMINYASREINCKIVYYGPGLGGKTTNLEFIYGKVKPDTRGKLISLATETERTLFFDFLPVDLGTIRGFKTRFHLYTVPGQVYYNASRKLILKNVDGVVFVADSQLDRTEANLESMQNLYDNMAEYGYDLTKMPFVIQYNKRDLSNAAPLQQLQENLNPGWEVDDSSRQILTPDPYHANENLTEQISTGEWVGRAPYFEAVAVQGDGVFDTLKAVSKMVLKSLA; this comes from the coding sequence ATGTCGATGATCAACTACGCGTCCCGCGAGATCAACTGCAAGATCGTGTACTACGGCCCCGGACTGGGCGGCAAGACGACCAACCTCGAGTTCATCTACGGCAAGGTCAAGCCGGATACTCGCGGCAAGCTCATCTCGCTCGCGACCGAAACCGAGCGCACGCTCTTCTTCGACTTCCTGCCAGTCGACCTCGGCACCATCCGCGGCTTCAAGACAAGGTTCCATCTCTACACGGTTCCGGGCCAGGTGTACTACAACGCCAGCCGGAAGCTGATCCTCAAGAACGTCGACGGGGTCGTCTTCGTCGCCGATTCGCAGCTGGATCGGACAGAGGCCAACCTCGAGTCGATGCAGAATCTGTACGACAACATGGCGGAATACGGCTACGATCTCACCAAGATGCCGTTCGTCATCCAGTACAACAAACGTGATCTGTCGAACGCAGCGCCGCTGCAGCAGCTCCAGGAAAATCTGAATCCCGGCTGGGAAGTCGACGACTCCAGTCGCCAGATTCTCACCCCCGATCCCTATCACGCCAACGAGAATCTGACCGAACAGATCTCCACCGGAGAATGGGTCGGACGGGCGCCGTATTTCGAGGCGGTTGCGGTTCAGGGTGACGGCGTGTTCGATACACTTAAGGCAGTTAGCAAAATGGTGCTGAAGTCGCTA
- a CDS encoding YbaB/EbfC family nucleoid-associated protein, with protein MADFMKLMQQAQQMQSRLQEIQEELEKQTVSATAGGGMVTVTADGKGQVTTVKIDPSVVSPADVEMLEDLVMVAVRDAQKKAAELAKSEMGKLTGGMDLPFKLPF; from the coding sequence ATGGCTGACTTCATGAAGCTGATGCAGCAGGCGCAACAGATGCAGAGCCGCTTGCAGGAGATCCAGGAGGAGCTGGAGAAGCAGACCGTTTCTGCAACCGCTGGCGGCGGCATGGTGACCGTGACAGCCGATGGAAAGGGACAGGTCACAACGGTCAAGATCGATCCCAGCGTCGTGAGTCCAGCCGACGTGGAGATGCTCGAAGATCTCGTAATGGTCGCCGTTCGCGACGCGCAGAAAAAGGCTGCCGAACTGGCAAAGTCCGAGATGGGCAAGCTGACCGGCGGCATGGATCTACCGTTCAAGCTCCCATTCTGA